In Afipia sp. GAS231, a single window of DNA contains:
- a CDS encoding DUF1127 domain-containing protein, producing the protein MLISSTIALIRRYFRYRSQLENINQLDERTLRDIGISHGELATAARNLSRAQYP; encoded by the coding sequence ATGTTGATCTCCTCCACCATAGCCCTCATTCGGCGGTATTTCCGCTATCGATCCCAGCTCGAGAACATCAATCAGCTCGATGAACGCACCCTGCGCGACATCGGCATCAGCCATGGCGAACTTGCGACGGCGGCCCGCAACCTTTCGCGTGCACAATATCCCTGA
- a CDS encoding DUF3597 domain-containing protein produces MSIFGKIMSAIFGTKAEAAPAGGGAAGGAAPAGGAAPGAAPAQTVDVAPILDKAVAAKGEKLEWRTSIVDLMKALDIDSSFAARKELAKELGYTGDSNDSASMNIWLHKQVMTKLAANGGKLPPEIKH; encoded by the coding sequence ATGAGTATTTTCGGAAAAATCATGAGCGCGATCTTTGGCACCAAGGCTGAGGCTGCGCCTGCGGGTGGTGGAGCCGCTGGCGGCGCTGCGCCGGCTGGCGGAGCGGCGCCGGGGGCGGCACCGGCTCAGACCGTCGACGTCGCGCCGATTCTGGACAAGGCGGTGGCCGCCAAGGGCGAGAAGCTGGAGTGGCGCACTTCGATCGTCGACCTGATGAAGGCGCTCGATATCGACTCCAGCTTTGCAGCGCGCAAGGAGCTCGCCAAGGAGCTCGGTTACACCGGCGACAGCAATGACTCCGCCAGCATGAACATCTGGCTGCACAAGCAGGTCATGACCAAGCTGGCGGCGAATGGCGGCAAGCTGCCGCCGGAAATCAAGCACTGA
- a CDS encoding DUF2189 domain-containing protein translates to MATPYQGAPLPGTPVQRGVTSLTQNGQDAAAPVIRTIGFSDLHRALQLGWEDFKAVPSHAIILCVIYPVLGLVLARTVLGYSVLPLLFPLAAGFALLGPFAALGLYELSRRREMGEQEPSAWVALDVLRSPSFGAMLGLGVLLLALFVTWVATAQAIYIAAFGYEGVTGISDFATRVLTTPQGWWLIIIGCGVGFLFALVALCVSVVSFPLMLDRHAGAGEAMVTSLRAVARNPVPMAAWGLIVAVLLVVGSLPFFLGLTVVIPLLGHATWHLYRETIEPELNPQPLPPRAPRERRPAADFPANLFPWRRKDS, encoded by the coding sequence ATGGCCACCCCATACCAAGGCGCTCCACTTCCAGGCACTCCAGTTCAACGCGGCGTCACATCTCTGACGCAGAACGGACAAGATGCCGCAGCACCGGTGATCCGCACCATCGGCTTCTCCGATCTGCATCGGGCGTTGCAGCTCGGCTGGGAAGACTTCAAGGCGGTCCCAAGCCACGCCATCATCCTCTGCGTCATCTATCCCGTGCTTGGCCTCGTGCTGGCGCGCACCGTGCTCGGTTATTCCGTGTTGCCGCTGCTGTTTCCGCTCGCTGCCGGCTTTGCCCTGCTCGGCCCGTTCGCAGCGCTCGGTCTCTACGAGCTGAGCCGCCGCCGGGAGATGGGTGAACAGGAACCTTCGGCATGGGTTGCCCTCGACGTGTTGCGCTCGCCATCGTTCGGCGCGATGCTCGGCCTCGGCGTCCTGCTGCTGGCGCTGTTCGTGACCTGGGTCGCCACCGCGCAGGCGATTTACATCGCTGCGTTCGGCTATGAAGGCGTGACCGGTATTTCCGACTTCGCCACGCGCGTACTGACCACGCCGCAAGGCTGGTGGCTGATCATTATCGGCTGTGGCGTCGGCTTCCTGTTCGCGCTGGTCGCGCTTTGCGTCAGCGTGGTGTCGTTCCCGCTGATGCTCGATCGTCATGCCGGCGCCGGCGAAGCCATGGTTACCTCGTTGCGGGCCGTCGCACGCAATCCGGTGCCGATGGCGGCCTGGGGTTTGATCGTCGCGGTGCTGCTGGTGGTGGGATCGCTGCCGTTCTTCCTCGGCCTTACCGTCGTCATCCCGCTGCTCGGGCACGCCACCTGGCATCTTTACCGGGAAACGATCGAGCCCGAACTCAATCCGCAACCACTGCCACCGCGGGCTCCCCGCGAGCGCCGGCCCGCCGCCGACTTCCCGGCCAATCTGTTTCCCTGGCGGCGCAAGGACAGCTAG
- a CDS encoding lytic transglycosylase domain-containing protein — translation MNFRFLTPRRSLPAIALAAFVLTSAAPAIAAPCGSGTFEAWLEDFKKEAAAKGIAPAAIQAGLTGVTLDKAVLARDQSQKVFNQSFEEFSGRMVPPRMSRGSNMLKQYGSVLSRIEQAYGVPGEVIVAIWGLETDFGANIGKFPTLRSLATLAYDCRRSDTFKAELMDALRIIERGDIAPQEMRGAWAGEIGQTQFMPSSYVKYAVDFDGNGHRDLLRSVPDVLASTANFLAGYGWQKGKDWQPGSPNFAVIQQWNKSEVYAKTIAYFATQLARAP, via the coding sequence ATGAACTTCCGATTTTTGACCCCTCGCCGGTCCCTGCCCGCCATTGCGCTGGCTGCATTCGTCCTGACGTCAGCGGCACCAGCGATCGCCGCGCCCTGCGGCAGCGGCACGTTCGAGGCGTGGCTGGAGGATTTCAAGAAAGAGGCCGCTGCGAAAGGAATTGCGCCAGCGGCGATCCAGGCAGGCCTGACCGGCGTCACCCTCGACAAGGCTGTGCTGGCCCGCGACCAGTCGCAGAAGGTTTTCAACCAGAGCTTTGAGGAGTTTTCCGGGCGGATGGTACCGCCCCGGATGAGCCGCGGCTCCAACATGCTCAAGCAATATGGTTCGGTGCTTTCCCGGATCGAGCAGGCCTACGGCGTACCGGGCGAAGTGATCGTCGCGATCTGGGGCCTGGAAACCGACTTCGGCGCTAACATCGGAAAATTCCCGACGCTGCGCTCATTGGCAACGCTGGCCTACGATTGCCGGCGCAGCGATACATTCAAGGCCGAATTGATGGACGCGTTACGCATCATCGAGCGTGGCGACATCGCGCCACAGGAAATGCGCGGCGCATGGGCCGGCGAAATTGGCCAGACCCAGTTCATGCCGTCGTCCTACGTCAAGTACGCCGTGGATTTCGACGGCAACGGACACCGCGACCTGCTGCGCAGCGTCCCTGACGTGCTGGCCTCGACCGCGAACTTTCTTGCCGGCTATGGCTGGCAGAAAGGCAAGGACTGGCAACCCGGCAGCCCGAATTTTGCGGTGATCCAGCAATGGAACAAGAGCGAGGTCTACGCCAAGACCATCGCCTACTTCGCCACCCAGCTCGCGCGAGCGCCTTAG
- a CDS encoding DUF1127 domain-containing protein, whose protein sequence is MLLSLIRMIQAFRDYQRNVSELSQLSDRELADIGLDRSDIPRVAAGTYNG, encoded by the coding sequence ATGCTTCTCTCGCTCATCCGCATGATCCAGGCATTCCGGGACTATCAGCGCAATGTCAGCGAATTGTCCCAGCTCAGCGATCGCGAACTGGCCGACATCGGCCTTGATCGCTCGGACATTCCGCGCGTTGCAGCCGGAACCTATAACGGCTGA
- the trmFO gene encoding methylenetetrahydrofolate--tRNA-(uracil(54)-C(5))-methyltransferase (FADH(2)-oxidizing) TrmFO, protein MISNTPQTDTVHVVGGGLAGSEAAWQIAHAGIRVVLHEMRPSRMTEAHRTEGLAELVCSNSFRSDDAANNAVGLLHAEMRRLGSLIMRSADANQVPAGGALAVDRDGFSAAVTKALHDHPLIEIDRAEVNGLPPAEWGNVIIATGPLTSAPLAEAIRELTDENALAFFDAIAPIVHKDSIDMSVAWFQSRYDKVGPGGTGADYINCPMTKDQYDTFVADLIDGEKVDFKAWETNTPYFDGCLPVEVMAERGPETLRHGPMKPVGLTNPHNPTVKAYAIVQLRQDNKLGTLYNIVGFQTKLKHGAQQQVFRTIPGLEGAEFARLGGLHRNTFLNSPKLLDGQLRLRAQPRLRFAGQMTGCEGYVESASIGLISGLYAAADARAQSLAPPPATTALGSLLGHITGGHIETIEPGETLEPGTRSFQPMNINFGLFPPLAVMPTKKPDGTRLRGNEKTVAKKQAMSARALADLDRWIADHLRVAAAA, encoded by the coding sequence ATGATTTCCAACACTCCCCAGACTGACACCGTCCACGTGGTTGGCGGCGGCCTTGCCGGCTCGGAAGCCGCCTGGCAGATCGCCCATGCCGGTATTCGCGTGGTTCTGCACGAGATGCGGCCCTCGCGGATGACCGAGGCGCACCGCACCGAGGGGCTGGCCGAACTGGTCTGCTCCAACTCGTTCCGCTCCGACGATGCCGCCAACAATGCCGTCGGCCTGCTGCACGCCGAGATGCGCCGGCTGGGCTCGCTGATCATGCGTTCCGCCGATGCCAATCAGGTGCCCGCCGGCGGCGCGCTGGCGGTCGACCGCGACGGCTTTTCGGCCGCCGTCACCAAGGCGCTGCACGACCATCCGCTGATCGAAATCGACCGGGCCGAAGTTAACGGCCTGCCGCCAGCGGAATGGGGCAATGTCATCATAGCCACCGGGCCCCTCACCTCGGCACCGCTGGCCGAGGCGATCCGTGAGCTGACCGACGAGAACGCGCTGGCGTTCTTCGATGCGATCGCCCCGATCGTGCACAAGGATTCCATCGACATGTCGGTGGCGTGGTTTCAATCGCGCTACGACAAAGTTGGGCCCGGCGGCACCGGCGCCGACTACATCAACTGCCCGATGACCAAGGACCAATACGACACCTTCGTCGCTGATCTGATCGACGGCGAGAAGGTCGACTTCAAGGCCTGGGAGACCAACACGCCCTATTTCGACGGCTGCCTGCCGGTCGAAGTGATGGCCGAGCGCGGCCCCGAGACGCTACGGCATGGGCCGATGAAGCCGGTCGGACTGACCAATCCGCATAATCCGACGGTGAAGGCCTACGCCATCGTCCAGCTGCGCCAGGACAACAAGCTCGGCACGCTCTACAACATCGTCGGTTTCCAGACCAAGCTGAAGCACGGCGCACAGCAACAGGTGTTCCGCACCATTCCCGGGCTCGAAGGCGCCGAATTCGCCCGGCTCGGCGGCCTCCATCGCAACACCTTCCTCAACTCGCCAAAACTGCTGGATGGCCAGTTGCGGTTGCGCGCCCAGCCGCGGCTGCGTTTTGCCGGCCAGATGACCGGCTGCGAGGGCTATGTGGAATCCGCCAGCATCGGACTGATATCCGGCCTCTACGCCGCCGCCGATGCGCGCGCGCAGTCGCTGGCGCCGCCGCCCGCGACCACGGCGCTGGGATCGCTGCTCGGCCACATCACCGGCGGCCATATCGAGACCATTGAGCCCGGCGAGACCCTCGAGCCCGGCACGCGCTCGTTCCAGCCGATGAACATCAATTTCGGCCTGTTCCCGCCGCTGGCGGTGATGCCGACCAAGAAGCCGGACGGCACGCGGCTGCGCGGCAACGAGAAGACGGTCGCCAAGAAGCAGGCGATGAGCGCCCGCGCGCTCGCCGACCTCGACCGCTGGATTGCCGACCATCTGCGCGTAGCGGCGGCGGCGTAA
- a CDS encoding serine/threonine protein kinase, with translation MALRGDDAAVLSARWTEGVLLKRDVFSTVERGRFRDDSGEVEGVLRRLDQVPLWSYPLARHLFARERRALALARDLNVGPKLLWAGRQALVRGFIDGVALHLAKPHGDLAYFRSAKLALRKLHRAGICHNDLAKEQNWLRGSDGNAYLTDFQLAGCFKSRSRLFRIAAYEDLRHLLKHKRSYAPAALTPMERKILARKSFVASLWLKTGKKVYQAITRGLFNFTDREGGGRRLVNDAPVLIDLIRKNPEVRDTAIVAFADRRVGVGLYAFVEADKVALEKQLRSELSSAKGIKPPEHIQVVHALPRDSAGKPRTEILQLVAMNQIDLIEPMMTSDADREFLKDILEQRKNLRDRFNFESADMDRPAR, from the coding sequence ATGGCCTTGCGAGGGGATGACGCCGCGGTTCTGTCGGCGCGGTGGACCGAAGGCGTGCTGCTGAAGCGCGACGTGTTCTCGACCGTCGAGCGCGGCCGCTTCCGCGACGACTCCGGTGAAGTCGAGGGCGTACTGCGCCGGCTCGACCAGGTGCCGCTGTGGTCTTATCCGCTCGCGCGCCATTTGTTCGCCCGCGAGCGCCGCGCGTTGGCGCTGGCGCGCGATCTCAATGTCGGCCCGAAGCTGCTATGGGCCGGACGGCAGGCGCTGGTACGCGGCTTCATCGACGGCGTCGCGCTGCATTTGGCAAAACCCCATGGCGACCTCGCCTATTTCCGCTCCGCCAAGCTGGCGTTGCGAAAACTGCATCGCGCCGGCATCTGCCACAACGATCTCGCCAAGGAACAGAACTGGCTGCGCGGCAGCGACGGCAATGCCTATCTCACCGATTTCCAGTTGGCAGGCTGTTTCAAGAGCCGCAGCCGGCTGTTCCGGATCGCGGCCTATGAGGACCTGCGGCATCTGCTGAAGCATAAGCGCAGTTATGCGCCGGCGGCGCTGACGCCGATGGAGCGCAAGATTCTGGCGCGCAAATCGTTTGTCGCCAGTCTGTGGTTGAAGACCGGCAAGAAGGTCTATCAGGCCATCACCCGCGGCCTGTTCAATTTCACCGACCGCGAAGGCGGCGGCCGGCGCCTGGTCAATGACGCGCCTGTGCTGATCGACCTGATCCGGAAAAACCCTGAGGTCCGCGACACCGCGATCGTCGCCTTCGCCGACCGCCGTGTCGGCGTCGGGCTCTATGCGTTCGTCGAGGCCGATAAAGTGGCGCTGGAAAAGCAACTGCGCAGCGAGCTCTCATCCGCCAAGGGCATCAAGCCGCCCGAACACATCCAGGTGGTGCACGCCCTGCCGCGCGACAGTGCCGGAAAGCCGCGCACCGAAATCCTGCAACTGGTTGCGATGAACCAGATCGACCTGATCGAGCCGATGATGACCAGCGACGCCGACCGCGAATTCCTGAAGGACATTCTGGAGCAGCGGAAGAATTTGCGGGACCGGTTTAATTTCGAATCAGCGGATATGGATCGGCCGGCGCGCTAG
- a CDS encoding phytoene/squalene synthase family protein, with translation MSATNTPIAAAAFCADLVRSHDFARYAAALFMPAIPRRALLAVYAFNTEISRVREQVSQPLPGEMRLQWWTDVLAGAGYGGIEGNPVAAEFLLAIRDFRLPAEPLLRLIEEHQFDLYNDPMPSMAALEGYVTDTASALFSLGARMVARPSEAIDHLARHAGLAQGIAQVIAALPFDAARRQLFVPLQLLQQHGSGMEEVFAGKQTAGTRAAIDQLIGEAQGHLATALDLLASIPPEARPVFLPLALVRRDLQRMSRADTDPFVPQPTSRLRTLWTLWRASRSKEFGG, from the coding sequence ATGAGCGCAACGAATACGCCGATCGCCGCCGCAGCCTTCTGCGCCGATCTGGTGCGCAGCCACGACTTTGCCCGCTACGCCGCGGCCCTGTTCATGCCGGCGATCCCGCGCCGCGCGCTGCTGGCCGTCTATGCCTTCAATACCGAGATCTCGCGGGTGCGCGAGCAGGTCAGCCAGCCCCTGCCGGGCGAGATGCGGCTGCAATGGTGGACCGACGTGCTGGCCGGCGCCGGCTACGGCGGCATCGAGGGCAATCCCGTCGCCGCCGAATTCCTGCTGGCGATCCGGGATTTTCGCCTGCCGGCCGAGCCGCTGCTGCGCCTGATCGAGGAGCATCAGTTCGACCTCTACAACGACCCGATGCCGTCGATGGCAGCACTCGAAGGCTACGTCACCGACACCGCGTCGGCGCTGTTTTCGCTCGGCGCGCGGATGGTGGCGCGGCCGTCGGAGGCGATCGATCATCTGGCGCGCCATGCGGGTCTGGCCCAGGGCATCGCGCAGGTGATCGCAGCACTGCCGTTCGATGCGGCGCGGCGGCAGTTGTTCGTGCCGCTGCAGTTATTGCAGCAGCACGGCAGCGGCATGGAAGAAGTTTTTGCGGGTAAGCAGACGGCGGGCACGCGTGCGGCAATCGATCAATTGATCGGCGAGGCGCAAGGGCATCTCGCGACGGCGCTCGATCTGCTGGCCAGCATACCGCCGGAGGCGCGTCCGGTATTCCTGCCGCTGGCCTTGGTCCGCCGCGATCTGCAGCGGATGTCGCGCGCGGATACAGATCCGTTCGTGCCGCAGCCGACATCGCGGTTACGGACGCTGTGGACGCTGTGGCGCGCGTCGCGGTCGAAGGAATTTGGCGGGTAA
- a CDS encoding Mth938-like domain-containing protein: protein MSNSSDVPHLPRPAPIEAYGKGGFAFDTMSHRGSLLCLPDGIWAWPVTEPAGIDQYSLERVFKAANAIDTLIVGTGTEVWLPPRGLREALRAVRVVIDPMLTGPAIRTYNIMLGERRRVAAALIAVP from the coding sequence ATGAGCAATTCCTCGGACGTCCCGCATCTTCCGAGGCCGGCGCCGATCGAGGCCTATGGCAAGGGCGGCTTCGCCTTCGACACCATGTCGCATCGCGGCTCGCTGCTGTGCCTGCCGGACGGGATCTGGGCGTGGCCGGTGACCGAGCCTGCCGGGATCGACCAATATTCGCTGGAGCGGGTGTTCAAGGCCGCCAACGCCATCGACACGCTGATCGTCGGCACCGGCACCGAGGTCTGGCTGCCGCCGCGCGGCCTGCGTGAGGCGCTGCGGGCGGTGCGGGTGGTGATCGATCCGATGCTGACCGGCCCCGCGATCCGTACCTACAACATCATGCTGGGCGAGCGCCGGCGCGTCGCGGCGGCGCTGATCGCGGTGCCATGA
- the secF gene encoding protein translocase subunit SecF: MTHFVLIALGVLIAVLTVVSCFGWLPSLRIVPDDTHFDFTRFRRISFPISALLSILAITLFFTHGLNFGIDFKGGTLMEVQSKSGAADLATMRATLGNLGLGDVQLQQFGGPADVLIRVAEQPGGDAAQQAAVQKVRGALGDAVDYRRVEVVGPRVSGELLAYGMLGLMLAIFAILLYLWFRFEWQFALGAMIANVHDIVLTIGFMSITQVDFDLTSIAALLTILGYSLNDTVVIYDRIREMLRRYKKMPMPQLLNESINSTLSRSIITHVTVTLALLALLLFGGHAIHSFTAVMMFGVVLVGTYTSIFIAAPILIYLGVGTNRDGPDVPSKK, encoded by the coding sequence TTGACACATTTCGTTCTCATCGCTCTCGGCGTGCTGATTGCCGTGCTGACGGTCGTTAGCTGCTTTGGCTGGCTGCCATCGCTGCGCATCGTGCCCGACGACACCCATTTCGATTTCACCCGCTTTCGCCGCATCAGCTTTCCGATTTCGGCACTGTTGTCGATTCTTGCGATCACGCTGTTCTTCACCCACGGGCTGAATTTCGGCATCGACTTCAAGGGCGGCACGCTCATGGAAGTCCAGTCCAAGTCGGGGGCGGCCGATCTCGCCACGATGCGCGCGACCCTGGGCAATCTCGGGCTCGGCGACGTTCAGCTACAGCAGTTCGGCGGTCCCGCCGACGTCTTGATCCGCGTCGCCGAACAGCCCGGCGGCGATGCCGCACAGCAGGCAGCGGTGCAAAAAGTTCGCGGCGCGCTCGGCGATGCCGTTGACTACCGTCGCGTCGAAGTGGTGGGGCCGCGCGTCTCCGGCGAATTGCTGGCCTACGGCATGCTCGGCCTGATGCTCGCGATCTTCGCCATCCTGCTCTATCTCTGGTTCCGGTTCGAATGGCAGTTCGCGCTCGGCGCCATGATCGCCAACGTCCACGACATCGTGCTGACGATCGGCTTCATGTCGATCACCCAGGTCGATTTCGACCTCACCAGCATCGCGGCGCTGTTGACGATTCTCGGCTACTCCCTCAACGACACGGTCGTGATCTATGACCGGATCCGGGAGATGCTGCGGCGTTACAAGAAAATGCCGATGCCACAGCTGCTCAACGAATCAATCAATTCGACGCTGTCGCGCTCGATCATCACCCACGTCACGGTGACGCTGGCACTGCTGGCGCTGCTGCTGTTCGGCGGCCACGCGATCCACAGCTTCACCGCGGTGATGATGTTCGGCGTGGTGCTGGTCGGTACCTACACCTCGATCTTCATCGCGGCGCCAATCCTGATCTATCTCGGCGTCGGCACCAACCGCGACGGGCCGGACGTCCCGTCGAAGAAATAA